The Bacillota bacterium DNA segment GCCAGGGTTTGAGCAAGGAGCGTCTTCCCGCAACCGGTAGGGCCCAGCATGATGATGTTGCTCTTTTGAAGCTCCACATCATCGACTTTCAGGCCCAGATTGATGCGTTTGTAATGGTTGTAAACAGCAACGGAAAGGATCTTTTTCGCGCGTTCCTGCCCGATTACGTACTGGTCCAGGATTTCCTTGATTTCCCTGGGCTTGGGAATATCGCTGAGCTCGAATCCTGCCTCTTCACTGAGTTCCTCCTCGATAATCTCGTTACACAGTTCGATGCATTCATCGCAGATATAAACACCGGGGCCGGCCACCAGTTTCTTTACCTGGTCCTGTAACTTGCCACAAAAAGAACACTTCAACTGCCCTTTGTCGTCACCAAACTTGTACAAAAATACACCCCCCTATCGGATTACCCCGCCTTCTCTCCTACCCGCGAAGTAATCACTTCATCAATAATTCCATATTCCTTTGCATCCTGGGCATTCATGAAGAAATCTCTATCCGTATCTCTCTGGATCCTTTCAAGAGGCTGCCCCGTTAACTTCGAGAGAATCTCGTTAAGCTTTTCCCTGACTTTAATTATCCGCTTGGCGTGGATTTCAATATCCGTTGCCTGGCCCTGGGCCCCGCCAAGGGGCTGGTGAATCATGATCTCGCTGTTAGGAGTCGCGAAACGCTTCCCCTGTGCCCCCGCAGCCAAAAGAAAAGCCCCCATGCTTGCCGCGAGCCCCACGCAAATTGTGGAAACATCGGGCTTGACGTACTGCATCGTATCATAGATGGCCATTCCTGCAGTAATAGAACCGCCGGGGCAGTTAATGTACAGGTAAATGTCCTTCTCCGGGTCCTCCGCTTCGAGAAAGAGCATTTGAGCAATTACAAGGTTTGAAACGTGGTCATCAATGGGTGTCCCCAGGAAGACGATCCTGTCTTTAAGCAATCGGGAGTAAATGTCGTACGCTCTTTCACCCCGGCTGGTTTGTTCAACCACAACAGGTACCAGATATTGGGATGTTAACATCAATTCACCTGCTTTCTAAAAATCAGTTAAAAGTTGGCATTTATTTTATTTTTATTTCAATTTAGCGAAAATACGCTCTTCCTAAATTGTACCAAATTTCCGTTTCCGGTAAAAGGGGCCGCCAAGCGATTTTTCTTGCCCGCGGCCCTTACCGACAGTAAACTCCCTTTGCAATGCTTCTACTTCTCCTGCACGTCCTGTTCGGCTTTATTTTCCTCTTCGCTAGCTGGAGCTGCTTCGTTTGCCAGGGACTCCGCCGGCTGTGCTTCGGTGTCTTGCAGTTTTGGTTGATCGGCTTCCTTTCCGGGTTCAGGCTCAACTTCCGGCTGGTCGGGAAGAATCAAGGCGTGATCGGATAAAAACTTTTGAACTTTTTCCATGAGTACACCATCTTCAATTGCTCCGAGCTGTTCCTTTTCTTCCAGATTTTTTCTGAGTTCATGATATTCCAGGCCGTATTGCGCACTCAAATTTTTAATCTCTTCTTCCAGCTCTTCAGGTGCTACTTTCAAGCCTTCAGCCTTTGCGATCGCCCCAAGCACAAGCCTTTCCTTTACAGTATCTCTTGCCCTGGCCTCGAAATCCGCCTTTAAAGTTTCAAGATCTTTATTGACTAACCGGAGGTACTGGTCGAGGTCCATCCGCTGGAGGGCAAGCCCTTGAGCAAACTGCGCATACTCCTTTTCCACCTGCCGCGTTACTAAAACATCGGGAATTTCCACTTCTGCCTGGGGAACTACCTTCTCTACAACACGCTGGGTAAAAATGCGCTTT contains these protein-coding regions:
- the clpP gene encoding ATP-dependent Clp endopeptidase proteolytic subunit ClpP gives rise to the protein MLTSQYLVPVVVEQTSRGERAYDIYSRLLKDRIVFLGTPIDDHVSNLVIAQMLFLEAEDPEKDIYLYINCPGGSITAGMAIYDTMQYVKPDVSTICVGLAASMGAFLLAAGAQGKRFATPNSEIMIHQPLGGAQGQATDIEIHAKRIIKVREKLNEILSKLTGQPLERIQRDTDRDFFMNAQDAKEYGIIDEVITSRVGEKAG